From Desulfuromonadaceae bacterium, the proteins below share one genomic window:
- a CDS encoding Dabb family protein — protein MLKHLVFFKFNDTVSESDICGLQQSLSALPGVIEEIRAFEVGRDIVRSERSYDLALVSAFADRDALHRYQLHPAHQAVIVKVKQLCSSVVAVDYAC, from the coding sequence ATGCTTAAACATCTGGTGTTTTTTAAATTTAATGACACGGTCAGTGAAAGCGACATTTGCGGCCTGCAACAAAGCCTCAGTGCCCTGCCTGGTGTTATCGAGGAAATTCGCGCGTTTGAAGTCGGGCGCGATATCGTTCGTTCCGAGCGCTCGTACGATCTGGCGCTGGTTTCAGCTTTTGCCGACCGCGACGCCTTGCATCGTTATCAGCTGCATCCCGCCCATCAAGCAGTCATCGTCAAAGTCAAGCAGCTGTGCAGCAGCGTCGTCGCGGTTGACTACGCGTGCTGA
- a CDS encoding manganese efflux pump MntP family protein: MDLVTLAVIAVALAMDAFAVALGVGLILPQLTGRHHFRLGFHFGLFQALMPIIGWAAGLTVKDIIAAYDHWIAFGLLTLIGVRMIREALTADAEEVDPRDPTRGMSLVMLSVATSIDALAVGLSLALIGVSIWFPAFVIGITAGGLTVIGLLLGRRIGGKFGKPVEIGGGILLCLIGIKILGEHLLSH, translated from the coding sequence ATGGACCTCGTCACCCTCGCCGTCATTGCCGTGGCGCTGGCCATGGACGCTTTCGCCGTCGCCCTCGGCGTCGGTCTGATTCTGCCGCAGCTGACCGGTCGCCACCACTTTCGCCTCGGCTTTCATTTCGGCCTGTTTCAGGCGCTGATGCCGATCATCGGCTGGGCGGCAGGGCTGACGGTCAAGGACATCATCGCCGCCTATGACCACTGGATCGCCTTCGGCCTGCTGACCCTGATCGGCGTGCGGATGATTCGCGAAGCACTGACTGCAGACGCTGAAGAGGTCGACCCGCGCGACCCGACCCGCGGTATGTCGCTCGTCATGCTCTCCGTCGCCACCAGCATCGACGCCCTCGCCGTCGGCCTGTCACTGGCGCTGATCGGCGTCTCGATCTGGTTTCCGGCGTTTGTCATCGGCATCACCGCCGGAGGATTAACCGTCATCGGCCTGCTGTTGGGACGCCGGATCGGCGGCAAGTTCGGCAAGCCGGTGGAGATTGGCGGCGGAATCCTGTTGTGTCTGATCGGAATAAAGATTCTTGGTGAGCACCTGCTGTCGCACTGA
- a CDS encoding aminotransferase class IV translates to MIVTIDGNFVTQAEARIPVSDGGFLYGDTLFETIAIGDGRLHFRREHLERLYHAAQLCEFSCPHALIKTTLDAVLERFGTRAGRLRLTLSRGDYHGPLRPPVTSGRVVITASETTTDFSAECQLGVDCIAAPNRRVNPLAPLPQMKRGNYQDCLYALHHARRRGAFEALFVTQTGHVLEGATSNLFIVHNETLITPPPGELVLAGIVRAQVLRAAAELDIPCVENAISVAALAGAEEAFICNSLVGLLPIARWQGGALHRGTLYQQLSARIENYA, encoded by the coding sequence ATGATCGTCACTATCGATGGCAACTTTGTAACCCAAGCCGAGGCGCGAATACCGGTCAGCGACGGCGGTTTTCTCTACGGCGACACCCTTTTTGAAACCATCGCCATCGGTGACGGTCGCCTGCATTTTCGCCGCGAGCATCTTGAGCGGCTGTACCATGCCGCGCAGCTTTGTGAATTTTCCTGTCCGCACGCACTGATCAAGACAACTCTCGACGCCGTGCTGGAGCGCTTCGGCACCAGGGCCGGGAGGTTGCGGCTGACCTTGTCACGCGGCGATTATCACGGCCCGCTCCGACCGCCGGTAACCAGCGGACGCGTGGTGATCACCGCCAGTGAAACGACCACGGACTTCAGTGCGGAATGTCAGCTTGGTGTCGACTGTATTGCCGCCCCCAACCGCCGCGTCAACCCGCTGGCACCGCTGCCGCAGATGAAACGCGGCAATTATCAGGACTGCCTCTACGCCCTGCACCACGCGCGCCGTCGGGGAGCGTTTGAAGCGCTCTTTGTAACGCAAACAGGACATGTGCTCGAAGGTGCCACCAGCAACCTCTTTATCGTTCACAACGAGACGCTGATCACCCCGCCCCCCGGCGAACTGGTGCTGGCCGGCATCGTCCGTGCCCAAGTGCTGCGCGCTGCCGCCGAGTTGGATATTCCCTGCGTCGAAAACGCTATCAGCGTCGCTGCACTGGCTGGTGCGGAGGAGGCGTTTATCTGCAACAGTCTGGTCGGCCTGCTCCCGATTGCCCGCTGGCAGGGGGGCGCCCTGCACCGCGGGACGCTGTATCAACAACTTTCAGCCAGAATTGAGAACTACGCCTGA
- a CDS encoding GIY-YIG nuclease family protein, with protein sequence MNWQVYIILCVDDSLYTGITTDVDRRFAEHAVGTGAKYFRGRTPLRVVYREDGHDRRTAARREAEIKRLRPDDKRRLIASPCNLVKGALEV encoded by the coding sequence ATGAACTGGCAAGTGTATATCATTCTCTGCGTGGATGATTCCCTTTACACCGGGATCACCACCGACGTTGACCGGCGCTTTGCCGAGCATGCCGTCGGCACCGGGGCAAAATATTTTCGCGGTCGAACACCGCTGCGGGTGGTTTACCGGGAGGATGGTCACGACCGAAGGACTGCCGCGCGTCGCGAAGCGGAGATCAAGAGGTTGCGCCCGGACGATAAACGGCGGTTAATTGCGTCGCCGTGTAACCTGGTCAAAGGTGCCTTGGAGGTGTAG
- a CDS encoding chemotaxis protein CheW: MSKAQKPDFELFDASEEEEDTQKGKYLTFKLAKEDYGIEIKYVTEIIGMQRITEIPDMPEFLKGVINLRGKVIPVMDVRIRFNLPGRDYDDRTCIVVVDIDGRAMGLVVDRMNEVSDIPDSQIEPPPRSGNERGRYVQGMGKVGDEVKILLDVNKLLAEDELDALSGVETE, from the coding sequence ATGAGCAAAGCGCAAAAGCCCGACTTTGAACTCTTTGACGCGAGTGAGGAGGAAGAAGATACCCAGAAGGGGAAATACCTCACCTTCAAACTCGCCAAAGAAGATTACGGCATCGAAATCAAATATGTCACCGAGATCATCGGCATGCAGCGCATCACCGAAATCCCCGACATGCCCGAGTTTCTCAAAGGGGTGATCAACCTGCGCGGCAAGGTCATTCCGGTGATGGATGTGCGCATCCGCTTCAACCTGCCCGGACGTGACTATGACGATCGCACCTGCATCGTCGTCGTCGATATCGACGGTCGCGCGATGGGGTTGGTGGTCGACCGGATGAACGAAGTCAGCGACATCCCCGACAGTCAGATCGAACCGCCGCCACGCTCCGGGAATGAACGCGGGCGCTATGTGCAGGGGATGGGCAAGGTCGGAGACGAAGTGAAGATTCTGCTCGATGTCAACAAGCTGCTGGCAGAAGATGAGCTGGATGCGTTGAGTGGTGTCGAGACAGAATAA
- a CDS encoding DNA ligase has product MLVAATSNPKKFINRVLFSLLLLVLSATLAQAFEPMLPQTDPGDSDLRGWLMSEKLDGVRARWDGRQLWSKNGRKFFPPAEFTRNLPPFAVEGELWGGRGTFEQTVSIVSSQQAHGGWLGLKLGIFDLPDAAGGFSQRIEQARSWLAEHPTDYAFVIEQIPVRDRAQVQMELQRLENIGGEGLIVRRPDSLYRGGRSAEILKVKTCLDAEAKVVAHLPGQGRNAGRLGALLVEEKNGAAFRIGTGFSDEQRNNPPPVGSLVTFKYYGRYASGLPKFPVFLRIRTDSAL; this is encoded by the coding sequence ATGCTCGTTGCTGCAACATCAAATCCGAAAAAATTTATAAACCGGGTGCTGTTCAGTCTGTTGCTGTTAGTGTTGAGCGCCACTCTGGCGCAGGCTTTCGAGCCGATGCTGCCCCAGACCGACCCAGGCGACAGTGATCTTCGGGGGTGGTTGATGAGTGAAAAACTTGACGGGGTACGGGCGCGCTGGGATGGTCGTCAGCTTTGGTCGAAAAATGGCAGAAAATTTTTTCCGCCTGCAGAATTTACCCGCAACCTGCCCCCCTTTGCCGTTGAGGGCGAACTCTGGGGCGGGAGGGGGACCTTTGAGCAGACGGTTTCGATTGTCAGCAGCCAGCAAGCGCATGGGGGCTGGCTGGGGCTGAAACTGGGAATTTTCGATCTTCCGGACGCTGCGGGCGGCTTTAGCCAGCGGATTGAACAAGCACGCTCCTGGTTGGCAGAGCATCCCACGGACTATGCCTTTGTGATAGAACAGATTCCGGTGCGTGATCGGGCACAGGTGCAGATGGAGCTGCAGCGGCTGGAAAATATCGGCGGGGAAGGTCTCATCGTGCGGCGGCCCGACAGCCTTTACCGTGGCGGGCGCAGCGCCGAAATCCTCAAAGTTAAAACCTGTCTGGATGCCGAAGCGAAGGTTGTCGCACACCTTCCCGGTCAGGGGCGCAACGCCGGTCGTCTGGGGGCGCTGCTGGTGGAAGAAAAGAACGGCGCTGCTTTCAGAATCGGCACCGGTTTCAGTGACGAGCAACGCAACAACCCGCCGCCGGTCGGCAGCCTGGTCACGTTCAAATATTATGGCCGCTACGCTTCAGGCTTACCAAAGTTCCCGGTCTTCCTGCGCATACGGACCGACAGCGCACTCTGA
- a CDS encoding CZB domain-containing protein encodes MVWKDLRLGLKFTAGFGSLLLLMSAIGAWSFFGVNNIVDDAGQVIAGNQLRGMIAQREVDHLNWLKKLNDFLNDEHVTKLDIETDEHKCGFGQWYYGEERTRAQQLIPELRGTLERIEEPHKQLHASAIKIEKLNRAIDPAISTFLAQKEVDHLIWVNNIYDYLLLKKARIGIQTDDHLCGLGKFIYGEKGKELSNTDAQLASLLEQIKEPHRQLHDSAIVIEQAGTNYERAQQLFRDQTIPALSSTRKVIEQLQQRADELIAGVTAARQVYASETAPSLIEIQKLLKEVMDTTTANIMSDEEMLAEASTTRVGVLIILLVALPLGIILALIIARGIQGPVQQLVVMIREMERGRLGMRLNLNRSDEIGQMGATMDAFADSLENEVVHPLQRLADGDLTFEVTPRDERDSLRGALQKLGQDLNGILGQVHVAAEQIASGSAQVSDSSQSLSQGAAEQASSLEEVTSSMTEMGSQTKQNAENAGQANTLSGETKASAERGNHQMQEMVAAMNDINASGKSISRIIKTIDEIAFQTNLLALNAAVEAARAGQHGKGFAVVAEEVRNLAARSATAARETAELIEGSVAKTANGAQIAEQTAEALSEISQSVVKVTDLVAEIAAASNEQAQGISQISQGLGQIDQVTQQNTANAEESAAAAEELSGQAAELRQMLSRFKLKQQGLSAYAAAPTGSGKKQQIALHWNTSAPASGTKPVIALDDNEFGKY; translated from the coding sequence ATGGTTTGGAAAGATTTGCGTCTGGGACTAAAGTTCACCGCCGGTTTCGGTTCACTGCTGCTATTGATGAGTGCCATCGGTGCGTGGTCATTTTTTGGGGTCAACAATATTGTTGACGATGCCGGGCAGGTGATTGCCGGCAATCAGCTACGCGGGATGATTGCCCAGCGTGAGGTCGACCATCTCAACTGGTTAAAAAAACTCAACGATTTTCTCAACGACGAACACGTTACCAAACTGGACATTGAAACGGATGAGCACAAATGCGGCTTCGGCCAGTGGTATTACGGCGAGGAACGTACCAGGGCGCAGCAATTAATCCCCGAACTGCGCGGTACGCTGGAGCGGATCGAAGAACCGCATAAGCAACTGCACGCTTCGGCAATCAAGATTGAAAAACTCAACCGCGCCATTGACCCGGCAATCAGCACCTTTCTCGCCCAGAAAGAGGTCGATCACCTCATTTGGGTCAATAATATCTATGATTACCTGCTTTTGAAAAAAGCGCGCATCGGCATACAAACGGATGATCATCTTTGTGGTCTGGGGAAATTTATCTACGGCGAAAAAGGTAAAGAGTTGAGCAACACAGATGCGCAACTTGCCAGTCTGCTCGAACAAATCAAGGAACCCCACCGGCAGCTCCACGACTCCGCAATCGTCATTGAGCAAGCGGGAACCAATTACGAACGTGCCCAACAATTATTCCGTGACCAGACTATCCCCGCGCTCAGCAGCACCCGGAAGGTGATTGAGCAGCTTCAGCAACGCGCTGACGAGTTGATTGCCGGGGTCACTGCGGCCCGCCAGGTTTACGCGAGCGAAACCGCGCCGAGTCTGATAGAAATCCAGAAACTGCTCAAGGAAGTTATGGACACAACGACCGCCAATATCATGAGCGACGAAGAGATGCTCGCCGAAGCCTCAACCACACGCGTCGGCGTGCTGATCATTCTTCTCGTCGCCCTGCCCCTCGGCATCATTCTCGCGCTGATTATCGCTCGCGGTATTCAAGGTCCGGTCCAACAACTGGTTGTCATGATCCGCGAGATGGAACGCGGTCGCCTCGGCATGCGTCTCAACCTCAATCGCTCCGATGAGATCGGCCAGATGGGGGCCACCATGGACGCCTTTGCCGACAGCCTTGAAAACGAAGTGGTCCATCCCCTGCAACGCCTCGCCGACGGCGATCTGACCTTTGAGGTCACCCCCCGAGATGAGCGCGACAGCCTGCGCGGCGCATTGCAGAAGCTGGGGCAGGATCTCAATGGCATTCTCGGCCAGGTCCATGTGGCTGCCGAGCAGATCGCCTCGGGGAGTGCGCAGGTTTCCGATTCGAGTCAGTCCCTTTCGCAAGGAGCCGCCGAGCAGGCCAGCTCGCTGGAAGAAGTCACCAGCTCGATGACCGAGATGGGTAGCCAGACCAAGCAGAACGCCGAGAATGCCGGACAGGCCAACACCCTTTCCGGCGAGACCAAAGCTTCCGCCGAACGCGGCAATCACCAGATGCAGGAGATGGTCGCGGCGATGAACGACATCAATGCCTCCGGCAAAAGCATTTCGCGCATCATCAAGACCATCGACGAGATCGCCTTTCAGACCAACCTGCTGGCGCTCAACGCTGCCGTCGAAGCGGCCCGCGCCGGGCAGCACGGCAAAGGCTTCGCCGTCGTCGCCGAAGAGGTGCGCAACCTCGCGGCGCGCAGCGCCACCGCCGCGCGGGAGACCGCCGAACTGATCGAAGGCTCCGTTGCCAAGACCGCCAACGGCGCGCAGATCGCTGAGCAGACCGCCGAAGCCTTAAGCGAGATTTCGCAAAGCGTCGTCAAGGTCACCGATCTGGTCGCTGAAATTGCCGCCGCCAGCAACGAACAGGCGCAGGGGATCTCGCAGATCTCGCAAGGGCTTGGGCAGATCGATCAGGTCACCCAGCAGAACACCGCCAACGCTGAAGAAAGCGCCGCCGCCGCCGAAGAACTCTCCGGCCAAGCCGCTGAACTACGGCAGATGCTGTCACGATTCAAGCTCAAGCAACAGGGTCTTTCCGCCTACGCCGCCGCTCCCACCGGCAGCGGGAAGAAACAGCAGATCGCCCTGCACTGGAACACCAGCGCACCGGCGTCCGGCACCAAACCGGTCATCGCTCTGGACGACAACGAATTCGGCAAATACTAA
- a CDS encoding DUF3185 family protein, protein MAVKSGNNKLIGIVLLVIGVGIAFWGYQLAGSLSGQLSKTLTGSPTDKVMMMYIGAASCVVAGLFMTIKR, encoded by the coding sequence ATGGCAGTAAAATCGGGTAACAACAAACTGATCGGCATCGTTCTTCTGGTCATCGGCGTCGGCATCGCTTTCTGGGGGTACCAATTAGCTGGTTCACTCAGTGGACAGCTGTCCAAAACGTTGACCGGATCACCGACTGACAAAGTGATGATGATGTATATCGGCGCTGCGTCCTGTGTCGTCGCCGGTCTGTTCATGACGATTAAAAGGTAA
- a CDS encoding TerC family protein — protein MPELFTAEILLALLTLTALEIVLGIDNIVFISILVGRLPEAQRQKARFIGLGLAMLTRILLLLSLTWVMGLTAPLFAVVEHNVSGRDLILIGGGLFLLFKSTHEIHSSLEGSTANAPPSTAAGFGITLMQIALLDIIFSLDSVITAVGLARDLWVMITAVVTAVLVMMVAAKSIGEFVDTHPTFKMLALSFLILIGVTLIADGLGFHIPKGYIYFSMAFSIGVELLNMRLRKPTVPVHLRKPIAEEE, from the coding sequence ATGCCCGAACTGTTTACCGCTGAAATATTGTTGGCCCTGCTGACCCTGACTGCCCTGGAAATTGTTCTCGGCATCGACAACATCGTCTTCATCTCCATCCTCGTCGGCCGCCTGCCGGAAGCGCAACGCCAAAAAGCCCGTTTCATCGGCCTTGGTCTGGCGATGCTGACCCGCATCCTGTTGTTACTGTCGTTGACCTGGGTGATGGGGCTAACCGCACCGTTGTTCGCCGTTGTTGAGCATAACGTCTCCGGTCGCGACCTGATCCTGATCGGCGGCGGCCTGTTTTTGCTCTTTAAAAGCACCCATGAAATTCACAGCAGCCTCGAAGGATCGACCGCTAACGCACCGCCATCCACCGCCGCCGGTTTCGGCATTACGCTGATGCAGATCGCCCTGCTCGACATCATCTTCTCTCTCGATTCAGTCATCACCGCCGTTGGTCTTGCCCGCGATCTCTGGGTGATGATCACCGCCGTCGTCACGGCGGTGCTGGTAATGATGGTCGCCGCCAAAAGTATTGGCGAGTTTGTCGACACCCACCCGACCTTCAAGATGCTCGCCCTAAGTTTCCTCATCCTCATCGGCGTCACCCTCATCGCCGACGGACTCGGCTTCCACATCCCCAAAGGCTACATCTACTTCTCCATGGCCTTCTCCATCGGCGTCGAACTGCTCAACATGCGCCTGCGCAAACCGACAGTGCCGGTGCACCTGCGCAAGCCGATTGCCGAAGAGGAATGA
- a CDS encoding anthranilate synthase component I family protein, whose product MQRSFNLGHCDPLDLYLKLNPHGPGFLESCPPHNRIGRYSIVPLQIRDTFTLTDSGLLRQENGRTEQLAGDVFGRLAEILTARAIPDRPGLPPFCGGFFGYFGYDLSRDIEVLPLHAERDLSLPRLWLSWVETVACYDHLEKRLHLTSLDPQVDLDALKRRIRAAVAAPSRPATAVNHPPLQPLISATIYADSVRRARDYIAAGDIYQANLSCRFSGPPIATPTDLYRALRSINPSPFACYLQTPQVTIISSSPERLVSLHDGVAETRPIAGTRPRGYTPPEDLRLGVELLGNAKECAEHVMLVDLERNDLGKVCRTGSVAVDELMTLERYSHVTHIVSNVRGELRPDCGPFDLLHATFPGGTITGVPKKRCMEIIEELEPAGRGVYTGSAGYIGANGRIDLNILIRTFQQTADQLSYQVGAGIVADSDPQREWDECLAKGRAMQLSLRGETP is encoded by the coding sequence ATGCAGCGTAGCTTCAATCTCGGTCACTGTGACCCCCTTGATTTGTATCTGAAGTTGAATCCGCATGGTCCCGGTTTCCTGGAAAGTTGCCCGCCGCACAACCGGATCGGTCGCTACAGTATCGTTCCGCTGCAAATCCGCGACACATTTACGCTCACCGACAGCGGCCTGCTCCGGCAAGAGAACGGCCGCACAGAGCAGCTGGCGGGGGATGTCTTCGGGCGCTTGGCGGAAATTCTCACCGCCCGTGCGATTCCCGACCGGCCGGGGCTGCCTCCGTTTTGCGGCGGGTTCTTCGGCTACTTCGGTTACGACCTGTCCCGCGATATTGAAGTTCTGCCATTGCACGCCGAACGCGATCTATCCCTGCCGCGGCTGTGGCTGTCGTGGGTGGAGACTGTCGCCTGTTACGACCACCTTGAAAAGCGGCTGCATCTGACCAGTCTCGACCCGCAGGTTGATCTTGATGCACTTAAAAGACGCATTCGTGCTGCCGTAGCAGCGCCGTCGCGACCGGCAACAGCGGTGAACCACCCCCCCTTGCAACCGCTGATATCTGCCACCATCTACGCCGACAGTGTCCGCCGCGCGCGCGATTATATTGCCGCCGGGGATATTTATCAGGCCAATTTATCATGCCGTTTTAGCGGCCCGCCGATCGCTACCCCGACCGATCTTTATCGCGCCTTGCGCTCGATCAATCCATCCCCCTTTGCGTGCTACCTGCAAACTCCGCAGGTGACAATTATCTCATCCTCTCCTGAACGACTGGTCTCGCTGCACGACGGGGTTGCTGAAACCCGACCGATCGCCGGAACGCGGCCACGCGGCTACACCCCGCCCGAGGATCTCCGCCTCGGCGTGGAACTGCTCGGGAATGCCAAGGAATGTGCCGAGCATGTGATGCTCGTCGACCTGGAACGCAACGATCTCGGCAAGGTCTGCCGCACCGGCAGCGTCGCAGTCGATGAGCTGATGACGCTGGAGCGCTACTCGCATGTCACCCACATCGTCTCAAATGTGCGCGGCGAACTGCGCCCCGATTGCGGGCCGTTTGACCTGCTGCACGCGACTTTCCCCGGCGGGACGATCACCGGCGTCCCCAAAAAACGCTGCATGGAGATTATCGAGGAGCTGGAACCGGCGGGACGCGGCGTCTATACCGGCAGCGCCGGATATATCGGTGCCAACGGGCGCATCGACCTGAATATTCTGATCCGTACCTTTCAACAAACCGCTGACCAGCTCAGCTATCAGGTCGGTGCCGGAATCGTCGCCGATTCCGACCCGCAGCGCGAATGGGACGAATGTCTGGCCAAAGGACGGGCGATGCAATTATCTCTCCGTGGGGAGACACCATGA
- a CDS encoding chloride channel protein: MKTCFSASVFPHFDFRAMRRPLLLSILVGFVSGLGAVVFYYCANAVDAFFLKGMGGFHPPEEGAPISHFGAGIINSLHMEHSWFLFLVPVIGGLVSGFLVYKFAPEAEGHGTDAAIDAFHNKGGYIRGRVPFIKAFASIATIGTGGSAGREGPIAHIGASFGSFLSSKLKLTSAERRILLLAGMAGGIGATFRAPLGGALFAVEVLYRKSEFEHEGLIPCIISSIVAYSLFGAVTGWQPLLATPRFSFDHPPELLLFLALGVLCALFGKAYVKFFYGMRDLFKRIPLDPCYRPALGGLLLGILALFIPQVLGSGYGMVQAALYGKVAIWIMIVVAVAKILATSLTISSGGSGGVFAPSLVIGAMLGGAFGASADLFFPVLVDDPRAYVLIGMAGFFSGVSKTPIATLIMVSELTGNYGLLAPLMLVCVIAMIIFPKNSIYAKQVDSRLDSPAHLGDFVIDVLEGIRIRDLAEHGRKPTFIPEHLPLPEVMKRIAQADGAYYLTVNAENQMTGIFSINDIRRILHEDIPPGLILARDIATAQIVSCTPNETLSEALRKFTSRGLEEIPVVADDDAQKVLFMLSRRVLLAQYATKLEQTKGAYAVD; encoded by the coding sequence ATGAAAACCTGTTTTTCTGCCAGCGTTTTTCCTCATTTTGATTTCCGCGCCATGCGCCGTCCGCTGCTCCTCAGTATCCTGGTCGGGTTCGTCTCGGGTTTGGGGGCCGTGGTTTTTTACTATTGTGCCAATGCTGTCGACGCTTTTTTCCTGAAAGGGATGGGCGGGTTTCACCCGCCTGAAGAAGGGGCGCCAATCAGCCATTTCGGCGCAGGAATAATTAATTCGCTGCACATGGAACACAGCTGGTTCCTCTTTCTGGTTCCGGTCATCGGCGGGCTCGTATCGGGTTTTCTGGTCTACAAGTTTGCTCCCGAAGCGGAAGGGCACGGCACCGATGCCGCTATCGACGCCTTTCACAACAAGGGGGGCTATATTCGCGGTCGCGTCCCGTTTATCAAGGCGTTTGCATCGATTGCAACGATCGGCACCGGCGGTTCCGCTGGACGCGAGGGGCCGATTGCACACATCGGCGCAAGTTTCGGTTCTTTTCTCAGTAGTAAATTGAAATTGACTTCGGCGGAACGCCGCATTCTGCTCCTCGCCGGGATGGCGGGCGGTATCGGGGCCACCTTTCGCGCCCCTCTGGGCGGTGCCCTCTTTGCCGTCGAAGTCCTCTATCGCAAGTCGGAGTTTGAACATGAGGGACTGATCCCCTGTATCATCTCCTCAATTGTCGCCTACTCCCTCTTCGGTGCTGTCACCGGCTGGCAGCCGTTGCTGGCCACGCCGCGCTTCAGCTTCGATCACCCTCCGGAACTCCTGCTCTTTCTGGCCCTCGGCGTCCTTTGCGCGCTTTTCGGGAAAGCTTACGTCAAGTTTTTCTACGGAATGCGCGATCTTTTCAAGCGTATCCCGCTTGACCCGTGCTACCGACCGGCCCTCGGCGGCCTGCTCCTTGGCATCCTCGCCCTCTTTATCCCCCAGGTTCTCGGCTCCGGCTATGGCATGGTGCAGGCTGCACTTTACGGCAAAGTTGCCATCTGGATCATGATCGTCGTCGCCGTGGCAAAGATCCTCGCCACCAGCCTGACGATTTCTTCCGGCGGTTCCGGCGGCGTTTTCGCCCCCAGTCTGGTGATCGGCGCGATGCTCGGCGGCGCGTTCGGCGCCAGTGCCGATCTGTTCTTCCCGGTTCTGGTCGATGACCCCCGTGCCTACGTCCTGATCGGCATGGCCGGGTTCTTCTCCGGCGTCTCCAAAACGCCGATTGCCACCCTGATCATGGTCAGCGAACTGACCGGTAACTATGGCCTGCTGGCCCCGCTGATGCTGGTCTGCGTCATCGCCATGATCATTTTTCCGAAGAACTCGATTTACGCCAAGCAGGTTGACAGTCGTCTCGACTCCCCCGCCCACCTCGGTGATTTCGTTATCGATGTTCTCGAAGGCATCCGTATCCGTGATCTGGCAGAACATGGCCGAAAACCGACCTTTATTCCGGAACATCTGCCGCTGCCCGAGGTCATGAAGCGCATCGCTCAGGCTGATGGTGCCTACTATCTGACGGTCAACGCGGAGAATCAAATGACCGGCATCTTTTCAATCAATGATATCCGGCGCATTCTTCACGAAGATATTCCTCCCGGGCTGATTCTCGCCCGTGATATTGCCACCGCACAAATCGTTTCCTGCACCCCGAACGAAACGCTCAGCGAGGCACTGCGCAAGTTTACCAGTCGCGGCCTCGAAGAGATCCCGGTCGTTGCCGATGATGACGCGCAAAAAGTCCTCTTCATGCTCTCCCGTCGGGTTCTGCTGGCGCAGTATGCGACCAAACTGGAGCAGACCAAGGGAGCTTACGCAGTCGATTAA